From the genome of Terriglobia bacterium, one region includes:
- the istB gene encoding IS21-like element helper ATPase IstB has translation MSRASEEVLLDDHLHRLKLPAMLRQYRECGRAARESAQSYESYLLDLTTTEVEQRRARQLERRLYEARFPVLKTLENTELAKWPGLEALQLREYAEGHYIARRENIILIGKHGTGKTHAATVLGVEACRRGYRVLFQTAADLVNTLLEAREERHLKRTLERLTRYQLLILDEVGYIPFSPEGAQLLFQVFSDRYEKGSMVVTSNLAFAQWTTVFGDAALTAALLDRLTHHSTIHEFNWESHRFAESLSKKQKSKKSVSREVAATSGPAGPNKEMHQVGAPGPT, from the coding sequence ATGAGTCGAGCCTCCGAAGAAGTGTTGTTGGACGATCATCTGCACCGGCTGAAGCTGCCGGCCATGTTACGCCAGTACCGGGAATGCGGACGCGCCGCACGAGAGTCCGCCCAAAGTTACGAGAGTTACTTGCTGGATCTGACCACGACCGAAGTGGAACAGCGCCGGGCCCGGCAACTGGAACGGCGATTGTACGAAGCCCGCTTCCCGGTGCTCAAGACGCTGGAAAACACCGAACTGGCCAAGTGGCCGGGCCTCGAAGCGCTGCAGTTGCGCGAGTATGCCGAAGGACATTACATCGCGCGACGGGAGAACATCATTCTGATCGGCAAGCACGGGACGGGCAAAACCCACGCCGCCACGGTGCTGGGCGTGGAAGCCTGCCGGCGCGGCTACCGGGTGTTGTTTCAGACCGCCGCCGATCTGGTCAATACGCTGCTGGAGGCTCGCGAGGAGCGGCACTTGAAGCGCACCCTGGAGCGACTGACGCGGTATCAGTTGCTGATCCTCGACGAAGTGGGTTACATCCCGTTCTCCCCGGAAGGAGCGCAGCTGCTCTTCCAGGTGTTTTCGGACCGCTACGAGAAGGGGTCGATGGTGGTGACCTCGAACCTGGCTTTTGCTCAGTGGACCACGGTCTTTGGAGATGCCGCCCTGACCGCCGCTTTGCTGGACCGGCTGACCCATCACAGCACGATCCATGAGTTTAACTGGGAAAGTCACCGTTTTGCGGAGAGTTTGAGCAAGAAACAGAAATCAAAAAAGTCTGTAAGTCGCGAAGTGGCTGCCACTTCCGGCCCTGCCGGGCCGAATAAGGAGATGCATCAAGTGGGGGCCCCCGGCCCCACTTGA
- the istA gene encoding IS21 family transposase: MIGMDQYELIRTASRVYHKSIRQIARETGHCRKTIRKVLKGMEPLYRRQKSRFRPRMEPVAAVVQGWLETDRQAPRKQRHTSRRIFTRLVEEYNFEGAQSSVRRWVREFKAQRGDGRVAAVIPLDPEVAREAEVDWGSAQVVMAGEPLTVKLFCMRSRYSGKPFVRAYPWERQEMFFDGHQRAFDYFGGVFPILVFDNLTSAVAQVLRGQARREQQRFISFRSYYSFEARFCNPARGQEKGGVEGLVGYARRNFLVPIPEVESFEELNALLLERCLEQGTRPIAGREDRRTIEERHEEEQARLISLPATPFENHKLLPVKVSRYSTVQVDRNRYSVPTAYVGRWMEAQMGCDRVRVYADQTCVADHARLFGNSKWQIHALHYLALIHQRIGAFETARPIRQWRAEWPSDYETLLGQLRRRLGDNRGTREFVEVLQLHGSYPAERIQSAVAEALQFQTYGYEAVKHLLVRQDSPGWQCPPLECDLIPGVTDRQIALGDLSHYDRLLEGGAR; the protein is encoded by the coding sequence ATGATCGGGATGGATCAGTATGAACTGATACGGACGGCCTCGCGGGTGTACCACAAGAGCATTCGACAAATTGCACGAGAGACCGGGCATTGCCGGAAGACGATTCGTAAAGTACTGAAAGGAATGGAGCCTCTTTATCGGCGGCAAAAGAGCCGGTTCAGGCCACGGATGGAGCCCGTGGCGGCGGTGGTCCAAGGGTGGCTGGAGACCGACCGGCAAGCCCCCCGCAAGCAACGCCATACCAGCCGACGGATTTTCACCCGGCTGGTGGAGGAGTATAACTTTGAAGGAGCGCAGTCCTCGGTGCGACGGTGGGTGCGGGAGTTCAAAGCGCAACGGGGAGACGGGCGAGTGGCGGCGGTGATTCCGCTGGATCCGGAAGTGGCGCGGGAGGCCGAGGTCGATTGGGGGAGCGCCCAAGTGGTCATGGCCGGGGAACCGCTGACCGTGAAGCTGTTTTGCATGCGCTCGCGTTACAGCGGCAAGCCGTTTGTCCGGGCCTACCCGTGGGAACGCCAGGAGATGTTTTTTGATGGCCACCAACGAGCCTTCGATTATTTTGGCGGAGTTTTCCCGATTCTTGTTTTCGATAATCTGACATCGGCAGTGGCACAGGTGCTGCGAGGCCAGGCGCGTCGGGAACAGCAGCGGTTTATCTCGTTTCGCAGTTACTACAGTTTTGAAGCGCGTTTCTGTAATCCCGCCCGGGGGCAGGAAAAAGGGGGAGTGGAGGGATTGGTTGGCTATGCCCGGCGCAACTTTCTGGTGCCGATCCCGGAAGTGGAGAGTTTCGAAGAACTCAATGCGCTCCTGCTGGAACGATGCCTGGAACAAGGAACGCGTCCCATTGCAGGGCGCGAGGACCGCCGCACGATCGAGGAGCGGCATGAGGAGGAGCAGGCGCGATTGATCTCGCTTCCCGCCACTCCGTTTGAAAATCACAAACTGTTGCCCGTGAAAGTCTCTCGCTACAGCACGGTGCAGGTGGATCGCAATCGTTACTCCGTGCCGACGGCCTACGTCGGTCGCTGGATGGAAGCGCAGATGGGCTGCGATCGTGTGCGCGTTTATGCCGATCAGACATGTGTGGCGGATCACGCCCGGCTGTTCGGCAACAGCAAGTGGCAGATCCATGCGTTGCATTACCTGGCGCTGATTCATCAGCGCATCGGGGCCTTTGAAACGGCGCGGCCGATTCGGCAGTGGCGGGCCGAGTGGCCCTCCGACTACGAGACCTTGCTGGGGCAATTGCGTCGGCGGTTGGGGGACAACCGGGGCACGCGTGAGTTTGTGGAGGTGCTGCAATTGCATGGCAGTTACCCGGCGGAACGAATCCAATCCGCGGTCGCGGAAGCGCTCCAGTTTCAGACCTACGGGTATGAAGCGGTGAAACATCTGCTGGTGCGACAAGACAGCCCCGGATGGCAGTGTCCTCCGCTGGAATGCGATCTGATTCCCGGAGTGACGGACCGGCAGATCGCGTTGGGGGATCTCTCCCACTATGACCGGCTGTTGGAAGGAGGCGCGCGATGA